In the Tautonia rosea genome, one interval contains:
- a CDS encoding bifunctional YncE family protein/alkaline phosphatase family protein, translating to MRSRIGMVFLTACLFLSSSWAKAQEPIPRVGLDEASGGTLVTTQQRLRPAGTSVEFPGRPVDVAVSPDGSLVVAKDNRGVLLIDAQTWQINQRLAFPDGGGSMHGIAVSQDGRRFWATSAQSHLYEATLADDGAFAWSRTYDLPGPNGEGPSHACGIALNEDETVAYVALSRNNSIGQVDLTTGAVVREIPVGVAPFDVELDPSGTVLYVSNWGGRRPLDGEQTALSSGTPVLVDDRGVAKSGTVGKVDLEQGAMTVEVATGLHPSDLVLDPRAGRLYVANANSDTVGILNVSNGAFSEVAEILVRPDPTLPFGSASNALALSEDGGTLYVANGGNNAVAVVSLNDDRTGGAVLGFIPAGWYPGGLALGPDGHLFIANIKGLGSRSEPEDPAKGRSVYAYLGTVQKVAPADTETLADWTAQVLEDSRVPQALRAWEREQVRADIAPRPVPERLGEPSVFEHVVYVIKENRTYDQVFGDFPQGEGDPNLTIFGREITPNHHALAEQFVLLDNYYCNGVNSADGHSWSTEGNVTDHLEKAFGGFTRSYTFGDDPLNYSSTGFIWDNVLLHGLSFRNYGEMDYAEPVPKDATFVQIYEDFLNGTNEITFTQNIGIDTLRRYSSPNFPGWNMKIPEVLRADRFLKELAEFEETGTFPNFVILYLPQDHGSGTTPGMPTPNAHMADNDLALGRIVEGISASRFWPKTCIFVIEDDPQNGFDHIDGHRSICLVASPYTKRGAVVSEFYNQTSVLHTMERILGLPPMNQMDAMSPLMTECFTDEPDFTPYTALPVTVPLDELNKQVSQLPPGQRVWAEASLAQDFTVFDRADEDTLNRILWHFAKGADTPYPAHLAGAHGTGLKGRKLIHVEFEDDDDEEDDDDDD from the coding sequence TTGCGTTCACGAATTGGCATGGTCTTCCTGACGGCCTGTCTCTTTCTTTCTTCGTCCTGGGCGAAGGCTCAGGAACCGATCCCGAGGGTCGGCCTCGACGAGGCCTCCGGCGGAACCCTGGTGACGACCCAGCAGCGCCTCAGGCCCGCTGGCACGTCGGTCGAATTCCCCGGTCGGCCGGTTGATGTGGCCGTCTCGCCCGACGGCTCTCTCGTGGTAGCCAAGGACAATCGCGGCGTGCTCCTCATCGACGCCCAGACCTGGCAGATCAACCAGCGTCTTGCCTTCCCCGACGGCGGCGGGTCGATGCACGGCATCGCCGTTTCCCAGGACGGCCGGCGATTCTGGGCCACCTCGGCACAAAGCCATCTTTACGAGGCCACCCTCGCCGATGACGGAGCCTTCGCCTGGTCCCGCACCTACGACCTGCCCGGACCCAACGGCGAAGGACCCTCACACGCCTGCGGCATCGCCCTGAACGAGGATGAGACGGTCGCCTACGTCGCCCTCTCCCGGAACAACTCGATCGGTCAAGTCGATCTGACGACCGGCGCGGTTGTCCGCGAGATTCCCGTCGGTGTCGCGCCGTTTGACGTGGAGCTGGATCCGAGCGGAACGGTTCTTTATGTCTCCAACTGGGGAGGCCGACGCCCGCTCGACGGTGAACAGACCGCGCTGTCGTCCGGCACTCCCGTGCTCGTCGACGATCGTGGCGTCGCCAAGAGCGGGACCGTGGGTAAGGTCGATCTGGAGCAAGGCGCCATGACGGTCGAGGTCGCCACCGGCCTGCACCCGAGCGACCTGGTGCTCGACCCCCGCGCCGGCCGCCTCTATGTCGCCAACGCGAATTCCGACACCGTGGGCATCCTCAACGTGTCGAACGGCGCCTTCTCCGAGGTGGCCGAGATCCTCGTCCGCCCCGACCCCACCTTGCCCTTCGGCAGCGCTTCGAACGCGCTGGCCCTCTCCGAAGACGGCGGGACGCTCTACGTCGCCAACGGTGGCAACAACGCTGTGGCCGTCGTCTCGCTGAACGACGACCGAACCGGTGGTGCGGTGCTCGGCTTCATCCCGGCGGGATGGTATCCCGGTGGGCTGGCTCTCGGCCCCGACGGCCACCTGTTCATTGCCAATATCAAGGGGCTCGGCTCTCGAAGCGAGCCGGAAGACCCCGCCAAGGGGCGATCGGTCTACGCCTACCTCGGCACCGTTCAGAAGGTCGCCCCGGCCGACACCGAGACGCTGGCTGATTGGACCGCCCAGGTCCTCGAAGACTCCCGAGTCCCTCAGGCGCTCCGCGCCTGGGAACGGGAACAGGTCCGGGCCGACATCGCCCCCCGCCCTGTTCCCGAGCGTCTGGGAGAGCCCTCGGTCTTCGAGCACGTCGTCTACGTCATCAAGGAAAATCGCACGTATGATCAGGTCTTCGGCGACTTCCCCCAGGGTGAAGGCGATCCGAACCTCACCATCTTCGGCCGTGAAATCACGCCCAACCATCACGCCCTGGCCGAGCAGTTCGTCCTGCTCGACAACTATTACTGCAACGGCGTCAACTCGGCCGACGGCCATTCCTGGTCGACCGAAGGGAACGTGACCGACCACCTCGAAAAAGCCTTCGGCGGCTTCACCCGGAGCTACACCTTCGGCGACGATCCGCTGAACTATTCCTCGACCGGGTTCATCTGGGATAACGTCCTGCTGCACGGCCTTTCCTTTCGCAACTACGGCGAGATGGACTATGCCGAACCCGTCCCGAAGGACGCCACCTTCGTGCAAATTTATGAAGATTTTCTCAACGGCACGAATGAGATTACGTTCACCCAGAACATCGGTATCGACACCCTCCGCCGCTACTCCAGCCCCAACTTCCCCGGCTGGAACATGAAGATTCCCGAAGTGCTTCGCGCTGACCGCTTCCTCAAGGAGCTGGCCGAATTCGAGGAAACCGGCACGTTCCCCAACTTCGTGATCCTTTACCTCCCCCAGGATCACGGCTCGGGCACGACTCCCGGCATGCCCACCCCGAACGCCCACATGGCCGACAACGACCTGGCCCTCGGCCGGATCGTCGAGGGGATCAGCGCCAGCCGATTCTGGCCGAAAACCTGCATCTTCGTCATCGAAGACGACCCGCAAAACGGCTTCGATCACATCGACGGCCACCGCTCCATTTGCCTCGTCGCTTCCCCCTACACGAAGCGAGGGGCCGTGGTCAGCGAGTTCTACAACCAGACCTCCGTCCTGCACACCATGGAGCGCATCCTCGGCCTGCCTCCCATGAATCAGATGGATGCCATGTCTCCCTTGATGACCGAGTGCTTCACCGACGAGCCCGACTTCACCCCTTACACTGCCCTGCCCGTCACCGTCCCGCTCGACGAACTGAACAAGCAGGTCAGCCAGCTTCCTCCCGGACAGCGCGTCTGGGCCGAGGCCAGTCTCGCCCAGGATTTCACCGTCTTCGACCGCGCCGATGAGGACACCCTCAACCGCATCCTCTGGCACTTCGCCAAGGGGGCGGACACCCCCTATCCCGCTCACCTCGCCGGCGCCCACGGCACCGGCCTCAAGGGTCGCAAGCTCATCCACGTCGAGTTCGAGGATGATGACGACGAGGAAGATGACGACGACGATGACTGA
- a CDS encoding DUF4058 family protein — MPIHDWTCVPAGTFHDVHHEWISTIKRALNDGLLPDRSYAMAEQIAGGMGPNVLTLERPSPRVPLPEPGQDGALALATRPPQVRFHAGREDDLLARKAKAVVVRHSSDHRVVAMIELVSPGTKSSRYAIDAFVRKVRDALHAGIHLLIVDLFPPAPATPTAFTR; from the coding sequence ATGCCAATCCACGACTGGACCTGCGTCCCGGCGGGGACTTTTCACGACGTCCACCACGAGTGGATCTCGACGATCAAGCGAGCCCTGAACGACGGACTTCTGCCGGACAGGTCCTATGCCATGGCCGAGCAGATCGCCGGCGGCATGGGTCCCAATGTCTTGACACTGGAGCGGCCCTCGCCTCGGGTTCCGCTTCCGGAGCCGGGCCAGGACGGGGCTTTGGCCCTCGCGACTCGACCGCCTCAGGTCCGCTTCCATGCCGGTCGAGAGGACGACCTCCTCGCCCGGAAGGCCAAGGCGGTGGTCGTCCGCCATTCGAGCGATCATCGCGTCGTGGCCATGATTGAACTGGTCTCGCCGGGAACCAAAAGCAGCCGATACGCCATCGATGCCTTCGTCCGTAAAGTCCGCGATGCGCTTCACGCGGGCATCCACCTCCTGATCGTCGATCTCTTCCCCCCAGCCCCCGCGACCCCCACGGCATTCACCAGGTGA